A DNA window from Candidatus Bathyarchaeota archaeon contains the following coding sequences:
- a CDS encoding Lrp/AsnC ligand binding domain-containing protein, with translation MPSAFVLINTEIGYENEILKELKKIKTVKEAHVIYGVYDIITRVEAESMDKLKEAISWNIRRLDKVKSTLTMIVIEGK, from the coding sequence ATGCCCTCTGCTTTTGTTCTGATTAATACCGAAATAGGATATGAAAACGAAATTCTAAAAGAATTGAAAAAAATCAAAACAGTAAAGGAAGCACACGTAATCTACGGTGTCTACGATATAATCACTAGAGTCGAAGCTGAATCGATGGATAAATTAAAAGAAGCCATTTCATGGAATATAAGACGATTGGATAAGGTAAAATCCACATTAACGATGATTGTTATCGAAGGTAAATAA